The following proteins are encoded in a genomic region of Streptomyces collinus Tu 365:
- a CDS encoding acetyl-CoA C-acetyltransferase, which yields MPEAVIVSTARSPIGRAFKGSLKDLRPDDLTATIIQAALAKVPELDPRDIDDLMLGCGLPGGEQGNNLGRIVAVQMGMDHLPGCTITRYCSSSLQTSRMALHAIKAGEGDVFISAGVEMVSRFVKGNSDSLPDTHNPFFADAEARTAAVAEQEGTTWHDPREDGLVPDAYISMGQTAENLARWKGVTRQDMDEFGVRSQNLAEQAIKNGFWEREITPVTLPDGTVVSKDDGPRAGVTLEGVQGLKPVFRPDGLVTAGNCCPLNDGAAAVVVMSDTKARELGLTPLARIVSTGVSGLSPEIMGLGPVEASQQALRRAGLTVGDIDLVEINEAFAAQVIPSYRDLGFDLDKVNVNGGAIAVGHPFGMTGARITGTLINSLQFHDKQFGLETMCVGGGQGMAMVIERLS from the coding sequence TCCCTGAAGGACCTGCGCCCCGACGACCTGACCGCCACGATCATCCAGGCGGCGCTGGCGAAGGTCCCCGAACTCGACCCGCGGGACATCGACGACCTGATGCTCGGCTGCGGCCTGCCGGGCGGCGAGCAGGGCAACAACCTCGGCCGGATCGTGGCCGTGCAGATGGGCATGGACCACCTGCCGGGCTGCACGATCACCCGGTACTGCTCCTCCTCGCTGCAGACCAGCCGCATGGCCCTGCACGCCATCAAGGCCGGCGAGGGCGACGTCTTCATCTCGGCCGGTGTCGAGATGGTCTCCCGGTTCGTCAAGGGCAACTCCGACAGCCTGCCCGACACGCACAACCCCTTCTTCGCCGACGCCGAGGCCCGCACCGCCGCGGTCGCGGAGCAGGAGGGCACGACCTGGCACGACCCGCGCGAGGACGGCCTGGTCCCGGACGCCTACATCTCCATGGGCCAGACCGCGGAGAACCTGGCCCGCTGGAAGGGCGTCACCCGCCAGGACATGGACGAGTTCGGCGTGCGCTCGCAGAACCTCGCCGAGCAGGCCATCAAGAACGGCTTCTGGGAGCGCGAGATCACCCCGGTGACCCTCCCGGACGGCACGGTCGTCAGCAAGGACGACGGCCCGCGCGCCGGCGTCACCCTGGAGGGCGTCCAGGGCCTCAAGCCGGTCTTCCGCCCCGACGGCCTGGTCACCGCCGGCAACTGCTGCCCGCTCAACGACGGCGCCGCCGCCGTCGTCGTCATGAGCGACACCAAGGCCCGCGAGCTGGGCCTGACCCCGCTCGCCCGGATCGTCTCCACCGGTGTCTCCGGCCTCTCCCCCGAGATCATGGGCCTCGGCCCGGTCGAGGCCTCGCAGCAGGCGCTGCGCCGCGCCGGCCTCACCGTCGGCGACATCGACCTGGTCGAGATCAACGAGGCGTTCGCCGCCCAGGTGATCCCCTCCTACCGGGACCTCGGCTTCGACCTCGACAAGGTGAACGTCAACGGCGGCGCCATCGCCGTCGGCCACCCCTTCGGCATGACCGGCGCCCGCATCACCGGCACCCTGATCAACTCGCTCCAGTTCCACGACAAGCAGTTCGGCCTGGAGACGATGTGCGTCGGCGGCGGCCAGGGCATGGCGATGGTCATCGAGCGCCTCAGCTGA
- a CDS encoding DUF4287 domain-containing protein, translating into MSQLFSEETHRNLLARIPHCTGREVSDWLRTVEEGPALFRFEEKVSWLRHEYDLAYGHAKAIVHEYDLRRAARKLL; encoded by the coding sequence ATGTCCCAACTCTTCTCCGAGGAGACCCACCGCAACCTGCTCGCCCGCATCCCGCACTGCACCGGTCGTGAGGTCTCCGACTGGCTGCGCACCGTCGAAGAAGGCCCCGCACTGTTCCGCTTCGAGGAGAAGGTCAGCTGGCTCCGGCACGAGTACGACCTCGCGTACGGCCACGCGAAGGCGATCGTGCACGAGTACGACCTGCGCAGGGCGGCCCGCAAGCTGCTCTGA
- a CDS encoding Bax inhibitor-1/YccA family membrane protein: MRSSNPVFSRRGFSRDNGYAGFNTAAQAGYAQGNPYAQNPYAQNPYAQQGVQHGAPPQAPATTDRMTMDDVVTRSALTLGTVAVGAVLAWTLLPVSGTSYALAFGAAIVAMVLALVQSFKRTPSPALILGYAAFEGVFLGVISEMFNSRWSGAPFQAVLGTLAVSGATLLVYKAGWIRVTARYARIGMAIAMAFILVMAVNLLLVAFGVAADGGLRSFGPLGAIVGIIAILLGAFFLTLDFKQIEDGIAYGAPRNESWLAAFGLTMTLVWIYVEMLRLVAIFSSND; encoded by the coding sequence ATGAGGAGCAGCAACCCGGTCTTCTCGCGACGGGGGTTCAGCCGCGACAACGGCTACGCCGGCTTCAACACCGCAGCGCAGGCCGGGTACGCCCAGGGCAACCCGTACGCGCAGAACCCCTACGCGCAGAACCCGTACGCCCAGCAGGGCGTGCAGCACGGCGCCCCGCCGCAGGCCCCGGCCACCACCGACCGGATGACGATGGACGACGTCGTCACCCGTTCGGCCCTGACGCTCGGCACGGTCGCCGTCGGCGCCGTCCTCGCCTGGACGCTGCTGCCGGTCTCCGGGACCAGCTACGCGCTGGCGTTCGGCGCCGCGATCGTGGCGATGGTCCTGGCACTGGTGCAGAGCTTCAAGCGCACCCCCTCGCCCGCCCTGATCCTGGGTTACGCCGCCTTCGAGGGCGTCTTCCTGGGTGTCATCAGCGAGATGTTCAACAGCCGCTGGAGCGGCGCCCCCTTCCAGGCGGTGCTCGGCACGCTGGCCGTCTCGGGTGCCACGCTGCTGGTCTACAAGGCCGGCTGGATCCGCGTCACCGCGCGCTACGCCCGCATCGGCATGGCCATCGCCATGGCCTTCATCCTCGTGATGGCGGTCAACCTGCTGCTGGTGGCGTTCGGCGTCGCCGCCGACGGCGGCCTGCGCAGCTTCGGCCCGCTCGGCGCGATCGTCGGCATCATCGCCATCCTGCTCGGCGCGTTCTTCCTGACCCTCGACTTCAAGCAGATCGAGGACGGCATCGCCTACGGCGCCCCGCGCAACGAGTCCTGGCTCGCCGCGTTCGGCCTCACCATGACCCTGGTGTGGATCTACGTGGAGATGCTCCGGCTGGTCGCGATCTTCAGCAGCAACGACTAG
- a CDS encoding ABC transporter ATP-binding protein translates to MTTTPTAGRTTAVAARATELSKIYGQGETRVVALDRVSVDFRQAEFTAIMGPSGSGKSTLMHCVAGLDTFSSGSVRIGETELGSLKDRQLTKLRRDKIGFIFQAFNLLPTLTALENITLPMDIAGRKPDKAWLDQVIQMVGLSGRLSHRPSQLSGGQQQRVAVARALASRPDIIFGDEPTGNLDSRSGAEVLGFLRNSVRELGQTVVMVTHDPVAAAYADRVVFLADGRIVDEIHAPTADSVLDLMKQFDAKGRTS, encoded by the coding sequence GTGACCACCACACCCACCGCCGGCCGAACCACGGCCGTGGCCGCACGCGCCACGGAGCTGTCGAAGATCTACGGGCAGGGCGAGACCCGGGTGGTCGCCCTCGACCGGGTCTCCGTCGACTTCCGGCAGGCCGAGTTCACCGCGATCATGGGTCCGTCCGGCTCCGGCAAGTCCACGCTGATGCACTGCGTGGCCGGCCTGGACACCTTCTCCTCGGGCTCGGTGCGGATCGGCGAGACCGAGCTGGGCTCCCTGAAGGACCGGCAGCTCACCAAGTTGCGCCGCGACAAGATCGGCTTCATCTTCCAGGCCTTCAATCTGCTGCCGACGCTGACCGCGCTGGAGAACATCACCCTGCCGATGGACATCGCCGGGCGGAAGCCGGACAAGGCGTGGCTCGACCAGGTCATCCAGATGGTCGGGCTGTCGGGACGGCTGAGCCACCGGCCGTCCCAGCTGTCCGGCGGCCAGCAGCAGCGGGTCGCCGTGGCCCGGGCGCTCGCCTCCCGGCCCGACATCATCTTCGGTGACGAGCCCACCGGAAACCTCGACTCGCGCTCGGGCGCCGAGGTGCTGGGCTTCCTGCGCAACTCCGTGCGCGAGCTGGGCCAGACCGTGGTCATGGTGACGCACGACCCGGTGGCCGCCGCCTACGCGGACCGGGTCGTCTTCCTGGCCGACGGCCGGATCGTCGACGAGATCCACGCCCCCACGGCCGACTCCGTCCTCGACCTGATGAAGCAGTTCGACGCGAAGGGCCGTACCAGCTGA
- a CDS encoding ABC transporter permease, with protein sequence MFRTALRNVLAHKARLLMTVLAVMLGVAFVSGTLVFTNTISDAYQRSSAKGFDRVDVAVTPEYQDSAGDRVGGRADLTQAMLDKAGHVPGAASATGVVSGFTAVADQDGKLVGGDWQSAGGNYWGTKDARYPLVDGHAPHGRDEVLLDSRTAERGGYKVGDTVRLSVDGPVLTPTLAGVFTTDDGNVSAGGSLALFDTPTAQALFHKKGTYDEIDVRAAAGTGQAALKSELDKALPARLVQTTTGEKLAADQATQIAASMSGLKQALLVFAGIALFVGTFIIANTFTMLVAQRTRELALMRAVGASRRQVTRSVLIEAFAVGAVAGVTGLAAGIGIGAGLRSLLGSFGASVPDGPLVISPGTVVAALAVGILITMLAAWLPGRRAAKIPPVAAMSSVHAKATTKSLVLRNTFGALFSAAGVATVLGATTMDADAAQAPMGLGAVLLIIGVFILTPLLSRPLIAAAAPVLRVFGVSGKLARQNSVRNPRRTAATASALMIGLTLITGMTVMAGSLQTAIDKMASSAIRADYVVSMANRGPLSPDVADKVAAADGVTASSPLRNAESRIDGRTEFLTGVNGSSIAKLTDLKVDDGAFEVGGSRVVVDKDRAKDFGWRTGSHFTAHFEDGKARRLTVAGIYEGNEMINGIMLDDKVLTPHLKDPADMQVMVKTAGGTSKTARDTLTKALGLNPAIRIQDKQDISNDIAKMFTTMLNMLYGLLGMAVIVAVLGVINTLAMSVFERSQEIGMLRAIGLDRKAVKRMVRLESLVISLFGGVLGIGLGVFFGWAAGQLLGTKMPTYELVLPWARMALFLLLAALVGVLAALWPARRAARLDMLTAIKAE encoded by the coding sequence ATGTTCCGCACCGCCCTGCGCAACGTACTCGCGCACAAGGCCCGGCTCCTGATGACCGTGCTCGCCGTCATGCTCGGCGTGGCGTTCGTCTCCGGGACCCTGGTCTTCACCAACACCATCTCCGACGCCTACCAGCGGAGTTCCGCCAAGGGCTTCGACCGGGTCGACGTAGCCGTGACGCCCGAGTACCAGGACTCGGCGGGCGACCGGGTCGGCGGGAGGGCCGACCTGACCCAGGCCATGCTCGACAAGGCCGGTCACGTCCCGGGCGCCGCCTCCGCGACCGGTGTCGTCAGCGGCTTCACCGCGGTCGCCGACCAGGACGGCAAGCTCGTCGGCGGAGACTGGCAGTCCGCCGGCGGCAACTACTGGGGCACGAAGGACGCCCGGTACCCGCTGGTCGACGGCCACGCCCCGCACGGCAGGGACGAGGTGCTGCTCGACTCCAGGACCGCCGAGCGCGGCGGCTACAAGGTCGGCGACACCGTACGGCTGTCCGTGGACGGACCGGTCCTCACCCCGACCCTCGCCGGCGTCTTCACCACCGACGACGGCAACGTCTCCGCGGGCGGCAGCCTCGCCCTGTTCGACACCCCCACCGCACAGGCCCTGTTCCACAAGAAGGGCACCTACGACGAGATCGACGTGCGGGCCGCGGCCGGCACCGGCCAGGCCGCGCTGAAGTCCGAGCTGGACAAGGCGCTGCCCGCCCGCCTGGTGCAGACCACCACCGGCGAGAAGCTCGCCGCCGACCAGGCCACGCAGATCGCCGCCTCGATGAGCGGTCTGAAGCAGGCCCTGCTGGTGTTCGCCGGCATCGCGCTGTTCGTCGGCACGTTCATCATCGCCAACACCTTCACCATGCTCGTCGCCCAGCGCACCCGGGAACTCGCCCTGATGCGTGCGGTCGGCGCCTCCCGCCGCCAGGTCACCCGCTCGGTGCTCATCGAGGCGTTCGCGGTCGGCGCGGTCGCCGGTGTGACGGGACTCGCCGCCGGCATCGGCATCGGCGCGGGCCTGCGCTCCCTGCTCGGCTCCTTCGGCGCGAGCGTGCCCGACGGGCCGCTGGTGATCAGCCCCGGCACCGTGGTCGCCGCCCTCGCGGTCGGCATCCTCATCACCATGCTCGCCGCCTGGCTGCCCGGCCGCCGGGCCGCGAAGATCCCGCCGGTGGCGGCGATGAGCAGCGTGCACGCCAAGGCCACCACCAAGTCGCTGGTGCTGCGCAACACGTTCGGCGCCCTGTTCTCGGCGGCCGGTGTCGCCACGGTCCTCGGGGCCACGACGATGGACGCCGACGCGGCGCAGGCCCCGATGGGGCTGGGTGCCGTCCTGCTGATCATCGGCGTGTTCATCCTGACCCCGCTGCTGTCCCGGCCGCTGATCGCGGCCGCCGCCCCGGTGCTGCGCGTCTTCGGCGTGTCGGGCAAGCTGGCCCGGCAGAACTCGGTGCGCAACCCGCGCCGTACGGCGGCCACCGCCTCCGCGCTGATGATCGGCCTGACCCTGATCACCGGCATGACGGTGATGGCGGGCAGCCTGCAGACGGCGATCGACAAGATGGCCTCCTCCGCGATCCGCGCGGACTACGTCGTCTCGATGGCCAACCGCGGCCCGCTCTCCCCCGACGTGGCGGACAAGGTCGCCGCCGCCGACGGCGTGACCGCCAGCAGCCCGCTGCGCAACGCCGAGTCCCGCATCGACGGCAGGACCGAGTTCCTGACCGGCGTCAACGGCTCGTCCATCGCGAAACTGACGGACCTGAAGGTGGACGACGGCGCCTTCGAGGTCGGCGGCTCCCGGGTCGTCGTCGACAAGGACCGGGCGAAGGACTTCGGCTGGCGCACCGGCTCGCACTTCACCGCGCACTTCGAGGACGGCAAGGCGCGGCGGCTGACCGTCGCCGGGATCTACGAGGGCAACGAGATGATCAACGGGATCATGCTCGACGACAAGGTCCTCACCCCGCACCTGAAGGACCCGGCCGACATGCAGGTCATGGTCAAGACGGCGGGCGGCACCTCGAAGACGGCCAGGGACACGCTGACCAAGGCCCTCGGCCTGAACCCGGCGATCAGGATCCAGGACAAGCAGGACATCTCCAACGACATCGCGAAGATGTTCACGACCATGCTGAACATGCTCTACGGCCTGCTCGGCATGGCGGTGATCGTCGCGGTCCTCGGCGTCATCAACACCCTGGCGATGTCGGTCTTCGAGCGCTCCCAGGAGATCGGCATGCTCCGCGCCATCGGCCTGGACCGCAAGGCGGTCAAGCGGATGGTGCGCCTGGAGTCCCTGGTGATCTCCCTGTTCGGCGGTGTCCTCGGCATCGGCCTCGGCGTGTTCTTCGGCTGGGCGGCCGGTCAGCTGCTGGGCACGAAGATGCCGACGTACGAACTGGTCCTGCCCTGGGCCCGGATGGCGCTGTTCCTGCTGCTGGCGGCCCTGGTCGGGGTACTGGCCGCGCTGTGGCCGGCCCGGCGCGCGGCCCGGCTCGACATGCTGACGGCGATCAAGGCCGAGTAG
- a CDS encoding SAM-dependent methyltransferase, with product MADAASRLGSLAERMLGAPLPLRIRAWDGSQAGPPGAPALVIRNRRALRRMLFKPGELGLARAWVAGDLDVEGDLYTALEAMAGSVWERGEDARTLTQALRDPEVRAAGRELLRLVGPPIPPAPPREEVRRRRHLHTRRSDSRAISHHYDVGNDFYELVLGPSMVYSCAYWEDGGSLESAQRDKLELVSRKLGLTPGQRLLDVGCGWGSMAIHAAREHGVSVVGITLSQEQAAFARKRVADEGLTDRVEIRVQDYRDVVDGPYDAISSIGMAEHVGAERYLEYARDLYGLLRPGGRLLNHQIARRPQRDESAYEVDPFIDAYVFPDGELAPIGTTVTQLERAGFEVRDVESLREHYARTLRRWVTNLEDDWGRAVRLTSPGRARVWRLYMAASALAFERNRIGVNQVLAIRTPDPGTSGLPLRTRTWNT from the coding sequence ATGGCCGACGCCGCGTCGCGGCTGGGGAGTCTTGCCGAGCGGATGCTGGGAGCACCGCTCCCGCTGCGGATCCGCGCCTGGGACGGTTCGCAGGCCGGCCCGCCGGGGGCCCCGGCCCTCGTCATCCGCAACCGCCGCGCCCTGCGCCGCATGCTGTTCAAACCCGGTGAACTGGGCCTGGCCCGCGCCTGGGTCGCCGGGGACCTGGACGTCGAGGGGGACCTGTACACGGCCCTCGAGGCCATGGCCGGGTCCGTCTGGGAGCGCGGTGAGGACGCCCGCACCCTGACCCAGGCGCTGCGCGACCCCGAGGTGCGGGCCGCCGGACGCGAGCTGCTGCGGCTCGTCGGCCCGCCGATCCCGCCCGCCCCGCCGCGCGAGGAGGTCCGCAGACGCCGCCATCTGCACACCCGGCGCAGCGACAGCCGGGCCATCAGCCACCACTACGACGTGGGCAACGACTTCTACGAACTCGTCCTCGGACCGTCCATGGTCTACTCGTGCGCCTACTGGGAGGACGGGGGCTCACTGGAGTCCGCCCAGCGCGACAAGCTCGAACTCGTCTCCCGCAAGCTCGGCCTGACGCCGGGACAGCGGCTGCTGGACGTGGGCTGCGGCTGGGGTTCGATGGCCATCCACGCGGCCCGTGAGCACGGCGTGAGCGTCGTCGGGATCACCCTCTCGCAGGAGCAGGCCGCCTTCGCCCGCAAGCGGGTCGCCGACGAGGGGCTGACCGACCGGGTGGAGATCCGCGTCCAGGACTACCGGGACGTCGTGGACGGTCCCTACGACGCCATCTCCTCCATCGGCATGGCCGAGCACGTCGGCGCCGAACGCTACCTGGAGTACGCGAGGGACCTGTACGGCCTGCTGCGCCCCGGTGGCCGGCTGCTCAACCACCAGATCGCCCGCCGCCCGCAGCGCGACGAGTCGGCGTACGAGGTGGATCCGTTCATCGACGCCTACGTCTTCCCGGACGGCGAGCTGGCGCCGATCGGCACCACCGTCACGCAGCTGGAGCGGGCCGGCTTCGAGGTCCGGGACGTGGAGTCCCTCCGCGAGCACTACGCCCGCACCCTGCGCCGCTGGGTCACCAACCTGGAGGACGACTGGGGCCGCGCGGTCCGCCTCACCAGCCCCGGCCGCGCCCGCGTCTGGCGCCTCTACATGGCCGCCTCCGCACTCGCCTTCGAGCGCAACCGCATCGGCGTGAACCAGGTCCTGGCGATCCGCACCCCGGACCCGGGCACCTCGGGGCTGCCGCTGCGCACCCGCACCTGGAACACCTGA
- a CDS encoding NAD(P)/FAD-dependent oxidoreductase, protein MSTTERPRILVVGGGYVGLYAARRILKKMRYGEATVTVVDPRSYMTYQPFLPEAAAGSISPRHVVVPLRRVLPKAEVLTGRVTTIDQDRKVATIAPLVGEAYELPFDYLVIAMGAVSRTFPIPGLAEQGIGMKGIEESIGLRNHVLEQLDKADSTTDEEIRRKALTFVFIGGGFAGAETIGEVEDMARDAAKYYKNVSREDMRFVLVDAADKILPEVGPKLGQYGKEHLESRGVEIYLSTSMDSCVDGHVVLKNGLEVDSNTIVWTAGVKPNPALARFGLPLGPRGHVDCEPTLQVKGTDYIWAAGDNAQVPDLVGRKAGNENAWCPPNAQHALRQARALGDNVISGMRGFPQKEYEHANKGAVAGLGLHKGVAMIVMGKMKIKLKGRLAWYMHRGYHGLAMPTWNRKIRVFADWTLGMFLKREVVSLGAMENPREEFYEAAKPAPVAAASKTEEKAKAS, encoded by the coding sequence ATGAGCACCACGGAGCGTCCCAGGATCCTCGTAGTAGGCGGTGGGTACGTAGGCCTGTACGCAGCTCGGCGCATTCTCAAGAAGATGCGCTACGGAGAGGCGACCGTCACGGTCGTCGACCCCCGGTCGTACATGACCTACCAGCCCTTCCTCCCCGAAGCCGCCGCCGGCAGCATCTCCCCTCGGCACGTCGTCGTCCCGCTGCGACGCGTGCTGCCGAAGGCGGAGGTCCTCACCGGCCGGGTCACCACCATCGACCAGGACCGCAAGGTCGCCACGATCGCCCCGCTCGTGGGCGAGGCGTACGAGCTGCCGTTCGACTACCTGGTCATCGCGATGGGCGCGGTCTCCCGCACCTTCCCGATCCCCGGCCTCGCCGAGCAGGGCATCGGCATGAAGGGCATCGAGGAGTCCATCGGCCTGCGCAACCACGTCCTCGAGCAGCTCGACAAGGCCGACTCCACGACCGACGAGGAGATCCGCCGCAAGGCGCTCACCTTCGTCTTCATCGGCGGTGGCTTCGCGGGCGCGGAGACCATCGGCGAGGTCGAGGACATGGCCCGGGACGCGGCCAAGTACTACAAGAACGTCTCCCGCGAGGACATGCGGTTCGTCCTCGTCGACGCCGCGGACAAGATCCTCCCCGAGGTCGGCCCCAAGCTCGGCCAGTACGGCAAGGAGCACCTGGAGAGCCGCGGTGTGGAGATCTACCTCTCCACCTCCATGGACTCCTGCGTCGACGGCCACGTGGTGCTGAAGAACGGCCTCGAGGTCGACTCCAACACCATCGTCTGGACCGCCGGCGTCAAGCCGAACCCGGCCCTCGCCCGCTTCGGCCTGCCCCTCGGCCCCCGCGGCCACGTCGACTGCGAGCCCACGCTCCAGGTCAAGGGCACGGACTACATCTGGGCCGCCGGCGACAACGCCCAGGTCCCGGACCTCGTCGGCCGCAAGGCCGGCAACGAGAACGCCTGGTGCCCGCCGAACGCCCAGCACGCGCTGCGCCAGGCCCGCGCCCTCGGCGACAACGTGATCTCCGGCATGCGGGGCTTCCCGCAGAAGGAGTACGAGCACGCCAACAAGGGTGCGGTCGCCGGTCTCGGCCTGCACAAGGGCGTGGCGATGATCGTCATGGGCAAGATGAAGATCAAGCTCAAGGGCCGCCTCGCCTGGTACATGCACCGTGGCTACCACGGTCTGGCGATGCCGACCTGGAACCGCAAGATCCGCGTCTTCGCCGACTGGACCCTCGGCATGTTCCTCAAGCGCGAGGTCGTGTCCCTGGGCGCCATGGAGAACCCCCGCGAGGAGTTCTACGAGGCCGCCAAGCCCGCGCCGGTCGCCGCCGCGAGCAAGACCGAGGAGAAGGCCAAGGCCTCCTGA
- a CDS encoding Ppx/GppA phosphatase family protein has product MTRVAAIDCGTNSIRLLVADADPATGELVDLDRRMTIVRLGQGVDRTGRLAPEALERTFAACREYAEIIKEHGAEKLRFVATSASRDAENRDDFVRGVVDILGVEPEVITGDQEAEFSFTGATRELTGRDDLARPYLVVDIGGGSTEFVVGDDHVRAARSVDVGCVRMTERHLVHDGKVSDPPTEAQVAAIKADIEAALDLAERTVPLREAHTLVGLAGSVTTVSAIAQDLPEYDSARIHHSRISHDRVREITEGLLRSTHAERARIPSMHPGRVDVIGAGALVLLAIMERIGAREVVVSEHDILDGIAWSVA; this is encoded by the coding sequence GTGACCCGGGTCGCCGCCATCGACTGCGGTACGAACTCCATCCGGCTCCTGGTCGCCGACGCCGACCCCGCGACGGGTGAACTCGTCGACCTGGACCGGCGCATGACGATCGTGCGGCTCGGCCAGGGCGTCGACCGCACCGGCCGGCTCGCCCCCGAGGCGCTGGAGCGCACCTTCGCCGCCTGCCGCGAGTACGCGGAGATCATCAAGGAGCACGGCGCCGAGAAGCTCCGCTTCGTCGCCACCTCCGCCTCCCGCGACGCCGAGAACCGGGACGACTTCGTCCGCGGGGTCGTGGACATCCTCGGCGTCGAGCCCGAGGTCATCACCGGCGACCAGGAGGCCGAGTTCTCCTTCACCGGTGCCACCAGGGAGCTGACGGGCCGTGACGACCTCGCCCGGCCCTACCTCGTCGTGGACATCGGCGGCGGCTCCACCGAGTTCGTCGTCGGCGACGACCACGTGCGGGCCGCGCGCTCCGTGGACGTGGGCTGCGTGCGGATGACGGAGCGTCACCTGGTGCACGACGGCAAGGTGAGCGACCCGCCCACCGAGGCGCAGGTCGCCGCGATAAAGGCCGACATCGAGGCCGCCCTCGACCTCGCCGAACGGACGGTCCCGCTGCGCGAGGCGCACACCCTGGTGGGGCTCGCGGGCTCGGTCACCACGGTGTCCGCGATCGCCCAGGACCTGCCGGAGTACGACTCCGCGCGCATCCACCACTCCCGGATCTCCCACGACCGTGTCCGCGAGATCACCGAGGGGCTGCTGCGCTCCACGCACGCCGAGCGCGCGCGGATCCCGTCGATGCACCCGGGCCGGGTCGACGTCATCGGCGCGGGCGCCCTCGTGCTGCTGGCGATCATGGAGCGGATCGGTGCCCGGGAGGTCGTCGTCAGCGAGCACGACATCCTCGACGGCATCGCCTGGTCGGTGGCCTAG
- a CDS encoding DUF501 domain-containing protein — METPPPTTPHTEPTDADVEAFKQQLGRPPRGLRAIAHRCPCGQPDVVETAPRLPDGTPFPTTYYLTCPRAASAIGTLEANGVMKEMTERLATDPELAAAYRAAHEDYIRRRDEIEVLEGFPSAGGMPDRVKCLHVLVAHSLAAGPGVNPLGDEAIAMLPEWWAKGPCVTPADAAGSAEPAEGGAE; from the coding sequence ATGGAAACGCCTCCGCCGACCACTCCGCACACCGAGCCCACCGACGCGGACGTCGAGGCCTTCAAGCAGCAGCTCGGCCGCCCGCCGCGGGGCCTTCGGGCCATCGCGCACCGCTGCCCCTGCGGTCAGCCGGACGTCGTCGAGACGGCACCCCGCCTGCCCGACGGCACGCCCTTCCCGACGACGTACTACCTGACGTGCCCGCGCGCCGCCTCGGCGATCGGCACGCTGGAGGCGAACGGCGTCATGAAGGAGATGACCGAGCGGCTGGCCACCGACCCGGAACTGGCCGCCGCCTACCGCGCCGCGCACGAGGACTACATCCGGCGCCGCGACGAGATCGAGGTCCTGGAGGGCTTCCCGAGCGCCGGCGGCATGCCGGACCGGGTGAAGTGCCTGCACGTGCTCGTCGCCCACTCGCTGGCCGCGGGGCCGGGCGTGAACCCGCTGGGCGACGAGGCCATCGCGATGCTGCCCGAGTGGTGGGCCAAGGGGCCGTGCGTGACGCCGGCCGACGCCGCCGGGTCCGCCGAGCCCGCCGAAGGGGGCGCCGAGTGA
- a CDS encoding FtsB family cell division protein, translated as MAVKDRDRFSTATRLRLLGEQTAARVYRSQTKRQARRSRLTGRAALLALVLCSMIVALAYPMRQYVSQRAEIADQQRQQEQARRRVEQLRDLKARWQDDAYAEQQIRRRLHYVMPGETGYVVIDPGAAKQSRADLGAAHRPWYANVWDGVDKSDASDQ; from the coding sequence ATGGCCGTGAAGGACCGGGACCGTTTCTCCACCGCGACCAGGCTGCGGCTGCTCGGCGAGCAGACGGCGGCCCGGGTCTACCGCTCGCAGACCAAGCGGCAGGCGCGCCGCTCCCGGCTCACGGGCCGCGCGGCTCTGCTCGCGCTGGTCCTGTGCTCGATGATCGTCGCGCTCGCCTACCCGATGCGGCAGTACGTCTCGCAGCGCGCCGAGATCGCCGACCAGCAGCGGCAGCAGGAACAGGCCCGCAGACGCGTCGAGCAGCTGCGCGACCTGAAGGCGCGCTGGCAGGACGACGCCTACGCCGAGCAGCAGATCCGGCGCCGGCTGCACTACGTGATGCCCGGGGAGACCGGGTACGTCGTGATCGACCCGGGCGCGGCCAAGCAGTCCCGCGCCGACCTGGGGGCCGCCCACCGGCCCTGGTACGCGAACGTCTGGGACGGGGTCGACAAGTCCGACGCCTCCGACCAGTGA